The Ischnura elegans chromosome 10, ioIscEleg1.1, whole genome shotgun sequence genome contains the following window.
cggTGATTGTAACAATGAGTGAATATTTAGACGTTCTTCaaagttttgatggaattattgCAACTCCAAAACTAAATAAAAAGTATGCGTTCGTCTAAGTTTTCACTGGGATTTAACCCACCATTTCTTCATCGAAATCCTTAATTACTTCCTTTAGTATTACCTTGTTCTTTTCTAGTAAACTTTCTATTTTACACTTCCGATATTTAAGAGGAAAATGAGTGGCAAGCTCACTTTGTCGTTCGGCGTCATGGCCGCGTTTTTGggaggaaattcttcctcaagaaATATCATTGAGGGAGAATGTGTACTGAAAGCCGGCCTGGTTGTACTTGTCGGCGCtaaggagaagaaggaagatgGTGTGTCCATTTTCGCCATAGTTCTTCAAACAAGTGGAATTACTAAGCCGCCTCTGCAAGTAACTGGAGAGCTGAAAGTAACCGACGACTTGGATTGAACAATTTCGAATACGACGTGCAGCTGCAAAGCAGGTTTGTCGGAACAATGTAAACACATCGGAGCAGTTTTATGGTACCTAATTTTGTGAATATTaatgtataaacattatttttaccgTAATTTGGAGTATTTAACGTGCGAGTACACAAACTGTTCGATTTCTGGGCCTGGGTTACATTTAAAACACATTCATCCATCCATCTGacctagaaattttattttcaacttgtTACTGTTCAATCTTCTTTTGCTAAACAAATCCTGGTTTCACGGTAGCCGTGTGACCGTGCGGGAAAATAATACGCATAGTTTTTTTCCTGAGatcagcatttcaatttatttcaatttcacgaATTTCATTCAGTGTTATTATTTATCCTCCCGGCAGAAATGACATAAACGACCTGGAGGAGTTGTCATCGACGGACTTAAAGTGCATCTGGGCAGGAGAAAGAAAGAATAACCTGAAGCTGGAGTACGAGGTGAAGAGGATGAAATCTTTTTGCTGTGTGAAGCAGGTAAGCTCCATCCCTGCACCATCGGCAAGCCCAGATTTACTTAAAATGGCGCATGAAATGCTCCTTAGGGCAAGTCCTGGGTCTACATTTCAGATGCGTAAGTAAGTGATCACTTCATGTAGCTGATAATTTTTTGACTGTGTATCATAGTTCTCCTGTATTTATGGTGCCTAACAGTCATGACTTTTGTGTATTAAGATGCCTATGAATTTCAGGGCAGGAAGGCTGAGGGATACCACAGGCATTGTCGACGAAGAAGGACCAAGTAATGCAATGATgtaagttaaactttcaaatgaaTGTAACCCATTAGAGTATGTTCACCTACCGATGCCTAATTTTGCCAAGAAATCAGTCATGACTAGGATAAACTGTGCTGACTGGAACAGAAAAATAAGTTTCAACAAAAACCAGTTCCAACTTTTATATGTAGTTATGTGAGAACATTTAGGCATTTTCTTTGGAGACTGCTACGGAAGGAAATTGATTACTACTCAttcaaaattaaagattgattGTGCAATTAGTATGTTTTTGTTGAGCACTTTTTATAATTTACGACCTCACCATAAGAATTCTTACTTTCAGGTGTAACAGCATGGTGGAAGACATCAGTGAAGATGAAAGTTCataataatatattcatataATAAATTCAGATAATTTGTGCTTAGTGGAGCAGGAACATCAGGAGAGGTGTGAGGTGAATGAAGGTTCATTGGATGGCAGTGAATCTCAGCATGAGGTGGCTGATGTTCGTGAACTATCTGATAGTGATGTTTCAGTTTTTCTGGCCTCTGATGAAATGCCATCAGAGTCAGAGAGTGAGCCAGAGTCGGAGAGCGAAACAGAATTGGATCCAGTAGATATTCTTGACAAGCTGAGGCAATGGGCTGCTTCTGGAGTGACCCAAACCAAAGTAACAGAGGTACTTAAAATCTTAGGGGAACACAGCTGCTTTAATGGATGGCCTTCAGATGCCAGGACTCTTTTGAACACTCCTAGAGATACGCCTACTCAAAGGTTGCTGGAGGTGAATATTATCACTTTGGAGTAGAATCAAAGCTGTTGACTCACCTTGAGAGGTACCCTCAACTGAAGGAGTTGGAGATATTGAAGCTCCATTGATGCATTGATGGAGTGCCGCTAACAAAGAGTACCAATAGTCAGTTGTGGCCCATTGctttatcctttgaagactttcCAAATATACCACCTTTTCTGGTTGGACTATATCATGGAACTAGTAAACCTAATTCAGCCTCAGAATATTTTAGGGAGTTCAAAGAAGAGCTCACCAAAATCATACCTTCAGGAGTAAGTTATAATGGTAGAAGGTTCTCAATAGACATAAGTGCCTATATTTTAGATACTCCTGCATTTTCCTTCGCTACCCAAACTGCAAGCCATACGGGGTATTACAGTTGCCGAAGGTGTACCACTTAGGGAGAGTTTGAAACTTCTCATGTAGTTTTCAATGATTTTGATGCAGCACTGAGGACTAATGAGAGCTTCCGTATGAGGACTCAAGCAGGGCATCATAAAGGCGGCTCTCCACTTGAAGAAATTCCAGGGACGGACATGATAAAGCATTTTCCTTATGATTACATGCACCTCACTTGCCTGGGTATCATGAGAAAAATTCTGACCTATTTCGTGATGGGGTCTCTCCTGGTAAGATTACCTAGCTCTTCCATAGAGAAAATGTGTCAATTGCTGGAATCATTGGTAAGTAGTATTCCTTCTGAATTTCCGAGGAAGCCAAGAACACTGAGGGAACTCAGTAGATGGAAGGCTACAGAGCTCAGGCAAATAATGCTTTATACTGGGCCCTATGTCTTTCACAAAAGTGTCGCTACAGATGTTTTTGTCcattttctctgcttccattGTGCAATGAGATGTTATGTGAGTGACACATATTGCCAGCAAAGGAAGAGAGCTAGAAACTTAATGgcttattttgttgaaaattttgcccaACTATATGGAAAGAAAAGTGTCTCTAATAATGTCCATGCCCTTATCCATTTGCACAGTGATGTGGATGCATTTGGTTTTCTGGAGAAGGTGAATGCATTCAAATTTGAAAACAGGTTCCAGTCGCTGAAGAAGTTAGTGAGGAAATGTGAGAAGCCTCTGCAGCAACTAGTTAGGCGGGAGTCTGAATTGGCCCTTGTTCCTCTCAAGTCAACTATTTGCCCCAAAAATGCAATATTAAGAAATGCTGAAAGGTTGCCTGCGGGAATGAGTTTGCCAGCATACTCCAAGTGTGTCATCCATGAAGTTAGTATTGGGTCAAAGGCACCAAATAATTGTGCCATCCTTCAGGATGGCTCTATTGTAATTGTCAATTGCATCGCAACAAGGGAAAATGTGATCCATATCTATGgaaagaaattcaaaaatattagcAACTTTTATGAATCCCCTCAAAATCAAGCAATGTTGGCATATACATTGCATCAGATTTAGCTCGTCCGAGCATGTTGCCATTGACTGCCATTAGAGGCAAGGGAATCATTCTTCCTTCCTCTAAGGACTAAAGATGGAGAACAGGAGTTCTATGTTTCAGAAATAATCCATTCTGTAGGATTGTAGTAAGTTGATTATGTCGTACAGTAATAATTAACTGTTGACATTGGGAATCTTAATGATAACTAATATACTATCTTGTTACAGAATGGCCTGGAAGATAGTGGACTTCGGGAGCATGGTTGGAAGTGGCGTTTGCAAGGTGAAGTCCAATGACCACCCGAGAACAAAGGCGACGACTGTTGTACCTGAGAAGTGGCTGTTCACCAACGagggtaaatttttttgttactgGCCTCCCAAGTTCTGCCAGCAAGTCAGCACCCTGGTCAAAAAAATGACCCAGCCTCAAAAGGACTGGGAAGTTTGGCGTGTGACTCATGCATCTGCAGAGACTTAGTAAGTGACGtccattttaatatctttttgtacCATGCTCCTTTTCTTATGTGAAATTATCGTGTAGtacaaaattatgataaaaaccTTTGATGTTTCTTTTTCACCATTTAGATGACTACGATTTTGCCAGGGAGGTACTGCAGGGCATATCTGAAGTTACAGATGTGGATGAATTCATTgggaaaaggaaggaaatgaaGTATGGTAAGGGGGAGCGGATGAGGAAGAAGAAAGTTCGGGACTTTGAAGATGATGTGATTACTCAAGCGAGACCACTGCTTCCCGCAATACCGGATGATTCAAGTGAAGACGGTAATTTTAATTGAACTTTCAAGTttgaaatgagtaaaaattaaaactgtttCGTTGTTCATATTTTGCTTCCTTTGTAGACATGGCAGTACAATTATCCCAATGTGTAAGTTGGGAGAATGAAGGTGGTTCCAGGTGTGGAAATGGTATGGAGAATTCGTTATGACATGCTTTTACTTTTTGCACCAGTCTAAATacttattttcacatatttttcattcatattgtaTTAACTGATTTTCCGATAGGTGGCAGAAGTACATCATGTCACACGTCAGCAAGAGAAACCTCTTACCGCGATGCTCAGTGTGAGTGTATCAAggtttaaattttgaatgattcaatgatGATAATTTTGGAATATCACTTTTTCTAATTGTCTATTGGTTCATAAAACTAATTTAAGTATTCTCTTGCTCTAGGTCAGACCATGGCATTGAAAAAATGTGATTCTAACGAGCTTAAGGAGCTCAGTGATAAATTTGACAAGATGCTTAACATCATGCAAACATTAGATaagaaaatgacgaaaatatgttCTCAGGAGGTTGACAAGCACCTTGGCAGGCTTTGTTCCAAGGTCATGAGCTTGGAGGTTTCCCAGAAGGaaatagtggaaaaaattaaGAGTGGATTCACAGAGGTTTTAGCGGAAAAACCCTCCAAGGAGGCTGTGGACCTTCCATTTAATTTACCGTTTGGTAATTACGCTGATTTTTGCGAGGGAATGGCAGTGGTGAGGCAGCCTGATATAATGGAGAAACTGGTGagtttaaatcaaatatttatgtattctgTCTGTTTTCTTCATTGTAACCCTTGCactaattgttatttttaccttttcataGCATCAAGATATGAGCAGGGTTGGTGGGAAGGACGAGACTGCCATAGTAAATGCAATTCTATCGAAATTAATTACTAACAGTTTTGCAGCCCAATGTAATTGGAAAGGGCAAAGGAGCGGGAAGTACATGTTGGAATCTTCTCCGTTGCTGATGATAGTGCATGGTAAGATCTGCTAGTTGATACTAAACCCTAAAGTAGCAACATTCCTTATTTGTCTGTCCTATGCAAACTAAAGTCTTTGACTCATTATTCATAACCATTGCCTACATGTTGGTATCTGAGAAGTCATTTTTAACAAGAAATTTCCAAATGCACAAAATAAACATGACATGCTGAACATTTCATGAGCTGTTTGcattttcataagaatttatGCATTTTCTGTGGTAATTATTCCAACTTATGTCTGTTGACCCTGCATGATTAAAGGTGAATCTGATTGTGGATGGGTTACTTCCTAGGGTGGACAGTTTTCTTCCATTAAGGTTTCATATTAAGGAATTAATATAACTTATCACCATAAATGAATGTACATGCGTTAAACAAAGATTGGTAGCATAGCTCATTTAcattgtcttcatttttttacttattattttctacTTACTTTTTACTTGCATTACCTTCTGGGAGGTCATTGAATCACCTTGAATTTAAATTGTTAGTTAAAGCTACGTGTGTAACAGTGAAATGATTTCTTTTATCCCATTTCTCAGCCTACTCAGCATTTATCATGTTGTTTAATGATTATTTGATCTCtttgagaaaatgtttgaaatatttttttgtttgtttttaggGGGAGCTATTCGCAATGTGGGCTTTGCCAGCATAACTGAGGAGACGGTGAAGGATAGAATCCAGAAGTGGCTCAAGCAAGCGGGTCGTAGACGTATGGATGTATTTCCTGACGAATTATTTTATGCCGAGGAACCTTCTGTGTCAATAAACGAAAATGTTTGAACTAATGTGTTGCCTTTCCTTATTACCTGTTTAGTATAAGTAGTCTTATCGTATGTTTAATGGTGTGGAACTGTTGGTTTGTTAATTTTGATCTTTTAGCAAGCTTTGTTATTTACCTGTTTATTTGGTATAGTTAAGTTAGGgatagttaatattattattatacattattatatcATTTGGTTGCTAACTGACTAGGATTGAATTGATCATGCAAGAGggcttcatttttgttaatattattcATACCAATGCAGTAAGGTGGTGTTTTTTTAGGGCGTTTTCCTTTTTCATCTACCATTGGCAGCTGTACTAATGACTGCAATGTAGGTCATGGGTAAATTGATAGCAATAGTTTGTGAATAGCAGGAAAATGTCTGTCACTTAGTAATTTTTGGCTGGAAGATGAGTTGATTGAATTATACGGTACAAGGGCCAATTTGTAGGCGATGTTGTTTTGTGGGGTCCGTATATGGGTTTCTTATCAATTGGAATTGCAAATATCGGCTGCCTCGTTAAATAAGCTGCCTATTAAATGACATCAAGTCTCCATAGTAGGTGGCGATCCCAGGCGTGCTCGTTTCCGCATTTGAATTTGCCGCCGATTACGAGGTTACTGCCATCTTCCGGTCATTCAGTAAACTATTTCAAGAAGGCTTTCCCCTGGTGGCGAATGGAGTAACTACAACGGTCCCCCAATTGGTTTCCTtgtgcatacacgtgtattatccggtttgtggcggacataagaccataaATACACGAGATTTATTCCAGTTGtactcgggtaataacggtttttacacgagataaaacgCGTGTAAATCACGGCCTTTATGCCACTTTGCGACCGTTCGTGCTGTATGGGATAACATTTCTATTCACCTGTTCGGTCATCAATGAAATAAGACATAGGTTTTATCCGTTACTTGAATATCATAATATATGACAGTTCTTTATAGTAATAGTGTCATAGTGAAAATTTTGTGCTATTTTCTGGTTAGATATGATTATATCCAGTTTTAAGTGTCATTAAAGAACTCACCCTGCATCTGTGGCTGACTCATTCCAATATTATTGTCTTGTGCATGAAGCCTAATAGAGAACAAGTAATTGTCGCCTCGGATTTTACCCTGGGGGCAGTTCTTCAACAACAAACTGACAAAGGCTGGAAACCAATGGGTTTCTTTTCTAAAAAACTCCATGGCTCAGAGAAGAATTATAGCCCATATGATAGATAACTATTGGCCATTTACCGAGGGGTTCGCTACTTCAAACACATGTTCGAAGGGCGAACTTCCAAGATATCGACGGACCACAAGCCTTACATGGAATGGCATTTATGCATTCCATCAAAAATCTGATAAATGTTTACCCCAGCAATTCCGCTACCTTGACTTAATAGGCCAATTTTCAACAGATATCGGTCACGTACCGGGGGCCAACAATGTTGTAGCGGACGCCTTGTCCCGTATTGAGGAAGTCACTGGTGCTACTGATTTTGAGGCACTAGGCCGTTCCCAGGAGACTGGCGAGGAACTGGCCTCCCTTCTTAACTCCCAGACAGCTTTAATCTTCAAGAAAGTGCCAATCCCCGGGTGCAGTGTGCAATTAATGTGTGATACATCAACATCAAACGTTCGACCATATGTCACACCAGCTTTCCATCGCCAAGCATTCAATTCAATCCATAACCTTGCACACCCTGGAGTGAGAGCAACCACCAAATTAGTCTCGTTTTGTGTGGCCATCAATAAACAAAGATTGCCGTCAGTGGGCTCGTTGGTGCATCCCCTGCCAGCGATCCAAAATAACACGGTACGTCTCCTCGCccctttctgatttttttaatatagcaATTTGCAATATGTTGTCATAGGTTGCtatgatattttttccgtttttttaaacagttttattTAGCTTATTGTTGTTGGATGAAAGTTACATTGTGGTTGATATAAAAAGTGTATGGTGTGTTGTGTTTCTCTCCTAATTAAAACTTCACTATCTGAACTAAAGGACTCtaagaatacatatttttcacTGTTCCAAGGAGATTTGAGCATGTTCAAATTGATCTGATTGGTCCCCTCCCCATATGCCGTGGTTACCGCTACTGCCTCACATGTGTAGACCACTTTACACAGTAGCCTGAGGCCATTCCTGTGGAGGGCATCTCCACCGAAACCGTGGCACGTGCTTTCCTTAGGGATTGGTTGTCACGCTTCGGCATACATCAGCGAATCACTACAGCTACTACTTCCACCGCCATTTAAAATCTGCCATCCGCTGCCACAACACATAGCAATGTTCGGATGTACTGCCGGCAATCCTTTTTCG
Protein-coding sequences here:
- the LOC124166843 gene encoding uncharacterized protein LOC124166843; its protein translation is MHLQRLNDYDFAREVLQGISEVTDVDEFIGKRKEMKYGKGERMRKKKVRDFEDDVITQARPLLPAIPDDSSEDDMAVQLSQCVSWENEGGSRCGNGGRSTSCHTSARETSYRDAQCQTMALKKCDSNELKELSDKFDKMLNIMQTLDKKMTKICSQEVDKHLGRLCSKVMSLEVSQKEIVEKIKSGFTEVLAEKPSKEAVDLPFNLPFGNYADFCEGMAVVRQPDIMEKLHQDMSRVGGKDETAIVNAILSKLITNSFAAQCNWKGQRSGKYMLESSPLLMIVHGGAIRNVGFASITEETVKDRIQKWLKQAGRRRMDVFPDELFYAEEPSVSINENV